AAACACTTACACCTCATCAAGAAGTCTTTCTTCTCCGCCACAAATGTAGCAAAAAAACCTAACCGCAAAGAATCGAAAACCACAAGAGCATAAAAACACACTCCGATCAACACAAAAAAAAAAATCTTCGTAAAACAAACTACCTGTTGTATCTTTGTGGATAAATTCACAAATTCAGTCCAATGGAAAATCAATTTTTAAAGTATCGGGAAAAGGTCAATACGTGTTTAGACGCATACGATTCTGTACATAACCAATTAGAAAAGTCTTTCAAAGGTAAATCAGCATCTATTAAAGCCTTAGCTCATCCATTCAAAAAGGGGCACTTTACGTTAGCCATTATAGGAAAAATGAGTGCAGGTAAGTCCTCCTTTATCAACGCTCTCCTAAAACGTCCGAATCTATTGGCAACAGGATATGGACAAACCACTTGTATGCTTACAGAGATAGTCCATAACGAAACAGAGGGATACAAAGTCTTTTTTGCGGATGGACACGAAAAATCTGTTAGCAGGACCGAATTACAAGAATACATGAAAGTACCTGACAAATATAGTGATCTACCGGTAAAACAGATTAATAAATATATTATTGAAGGAGAAACCACTGACCAGATTTGGGTACGAAAGCAAGAATTACAAGAGATAGCAGCGAGAGGAGATAAAGACTTCAGCAAAAAGCTACTGGAGGAATACGTTATCACTCATCCCAAAGCTGTTATTCCAGATAGGATCTGTATTTCTGTACCCCTTTCTGAAGATCTTCATGGCTGGAAGATCATCGATACTCCGGGTATTGACGCCGTAGGAGGTCTGGAAGACGAAACATTCGAGTTGCTCAACGGAAAAGATAAAAACGGGAATAATAAAGTTGATGCCATTATCTTTATCAACAGTACAGAAAATCGAATTGAAGATAAAACGTTTTGCAACTTCGTAAAAGAGACCATAGATGGCTTTACAGACGACATCAAACGGCGCACCTTCATGATTCGCACGCATGGAGCTGATCGCCGATATCTTCGCTCGAAAGAATCGGAAGAAGAAGCATGCAAAAAACTTTTTGTGAATGGTCTGAATTTGCCGGAAAGCTCCATATTTGTCGTTGATAGTCTCTGTTACATCTTATTAAAATATACGGAGGATGTATCCTTAGATCTTACAAATATTATTTCGAATATGCCCGAAGATTGGCAGGAATATTGGGATAAAAATGAATGTAAAAACGCCTGGTACGAAGTAGGCGATTTATAGAATACGCAGAAAAACAACTTAATAACAAGAAACAGAGCAAAAACCAAGAGACATTAAAAGAAACTATTAGCTCATGGGCGAACTTTGAGAAACTAATAGAGAAGCTAAACGATTTTGTCAAAACTGAAAAAGAACGTGCATATCAGGAGCTATTGAAAAAAATAAAAGATGACTTCAATGCATGGAAGCAACTTCTTAAAAAAAAACTCTCACCGCTCGAAGAAAATCTCGACGAAGTAGAATTAAAACGTTGGTTAGAACAAGAAAAAGCGAACCTTGACAAGGCGAAGCAAGAGATGAATACCAAGTTCCCTGACTTTCAAAGAAAATTTGGACGCAACGGAATCAACCAATACTTTTCCAAAGTGCAGGAGCAAGTTGGATCGCTATCCGGGGGATTAAACGACATGAGAAATCTTATGCGCCGTTATTTGAGCGAAGCCGACGATTGTAAAAAGCAAATACTTGATGACGTATCCAAATCTTTGGACGAAACGCTCAAAGATGCATTAAAAAAATTCGATGTAGAAGTGTTCACTATCGACTTTGACAACATAGCTCGTATGGCAAAGGAAGATGCTACGCATACAGAAATTGTTGGTTATAAAAAGAAGATAATCAAAGAAGAAGGACCTATAGGTTGGCTAAAACGACTCCTCTCTTTTAAGAAGCCCAATAGCGGGAATTTGAGAAGGGGATACAAAGAAGTAGACGACACCTCCCGTCCAATCTGTAGGACAAAGATTGATGAGACAGAAGCAGCAAAGAAATTCCGAACTGCAGCTATCAAAATATTTACAGAATCACTCGACCAATTTAAAAAAGCTATCGGCACGGAAATAGACAACATAGGGAAAGAAGTAAAGATAGAATTAGATAGACAAATAGAAAAAGCAAAAACAAGCTATGAACAAGCTTGCACAGTCTATAAAGAGAAAGAAGAAGAAACGAGACAAAGGATCGAAGATCTGAAAGAAAAAATACAAACAATAGATCATGCGATCACAATAATCAACGGATAGCACATAGCATAGATAACATGTATACATACCGCCAACATATAGAACAGGAGATACAGATGCTTGCTAAAAAAGTATTTTCCGAGGGAGTGACAGAAGAAGCCGCAGAACGCTTTATAGTCCAAGTAAAAAACTTTGCCGAAGATCAGCTGGAAAACTGGTTTTTTGAACGCTCAGAAAATCCTGCCATTGTTGTTGCAATGCGAGAAGACGAATACAGAGACTTCTCCATAGGATATATAGCACAAATGCGAGAATGGCAGCGTCAGCATCCGGCAAAAGTGGAGCATCAAGCACTTAGTATCGATACAGTTTGTAGTCTTGAACTATTCGATAAAGAAATGCAAGGCATTGCCAGGAAACATCTTATCGAAGCCGGAATCGGGACAATAACCTCTGTCGGAATTGGAATGATTGTCTCCGGCATGGCCGGTTTTATTATTGGACTAATTGCCGAGATGATTGTATTGGCCGTTGTTCACCGTCGATATCAAGCATCCAAAGAAGCAAAGGAAGCTTTCAGAGAGCAACAACTTAAGATGAAAATAGAAAAGCGTTGCCATGAATTAGTAAACAATGTGAGCGCAGACATCAGTGCATGGCTCGATGAGGCAGAAAAAGAGAGCCGAAAAATCGAAGAATCGTTTAGGAGAAATAAGCCATGAATCATAATAGCAAAAACGATACGGATGCCGAATCAGACACAATAAATGCACCATATATGCCTGAGGAATTAATTCCACTAGATAATATGCCGAGCATGAGCATCGCTAAAGCGGTGGATCATGTACAGATGATTTTGAATAAAAGTTATCTGCAAAATCTTTCGTCTTCTCCAATTGTACCATATAACGAAGAATATCCGGAAGAAAAAAAGCGTTCCATACGATGGTACCGGATCGATCGTATAGTATATGAGCAAGGTGTTTTTTTTACAGACAAATTTTCCATGCTTCTCAATGCCTTACATGGAGAAGCTCGAGAGTTGGTACTGCTCTTGCACAAGAATAATGGAGAGCGTATACAACTCTTCTTAGGTGCGAGTGATAAGAATACGGACAAGAATTTTTATGCCGGCGAAACCTTGAAGGCGTCCTTGGAGGGAATATTTCCGGGTATCCAAATAGAAAGAAAAAGTCCGAATGAACTCATTCGCTTTGACCAAAAAGCCGTCTCTGCGATTTCTGCCGCAGGATCTTTGAGGGGTGATCGAAAGGAGGGATTTGTACAGGGTCTGGAACGACTAATCAATGCCTCTGCAAACATTCCTTCTTTCACCGGTATAATGATTGCCGAACATATAAGCGAGATAGAACGGTTGAGTTTGGTCCATGGATATGAACAAATTCATACTATGCTTTCACCTCTGGCTTCTATCCAACTCTCAATGAATCGTGAGACATCCGAGACGCTCTCTGAAGGAGAAAGTAAAGCTATCAGCCGAACGCTTACCCAAGGCGTCAGTCGTACAATCTCTCACAGCTCATCATACAGTGAAACACTAACAAGTACCACCGGGGAGAATACAAGCGAGGGTATAACAAAAACCATTGGCGCGAATATTGGCCTGAGTTTCATCATACAAGCAGGAGGCTCTTATTCTTATAGTAAGCATAAGCATATAGGCAAAAACTCATCCCAATCAAAAAGTAATCAAACCAGCACAGGCCGTAGTGAAGCTGACGGTACCCATGAAGATATTAGCGACTCCACAACAGACGAAACTTCGAAAGGAAGATCCAGGACACAAGGTGAAGGAATGAGTGTCACATACAGACAAGAAAACAAAACGGCTACACAACTACTGGCAAAGATTGACAAGCAAATCGAAGAGCTGGATTCGTATGCCGCCATGGGATTTTGGAATTGTGCCACATATTTTATCACCCCAGAGAATACGACATCCCGTGAGCTGGCCAATATCTACAAAGGATGTATCATCGGAGAAGGAAGCAACCATAAGACGACTGCCATCAATATATGGAATAAAGAACGCAAGCAAGATGTAAAAGATATCACAGCTTACTTAGCAAACTTCGTTCACCCTCGTTTCTTTGTAGGGGAGGAATGGGCTAAACAAAACGTCTCTGCAGGATTGTTTGTTAATAGCCAAGATCTGGCCATCCATATGGCACTGCCACAAAGCAGTGTGCCGGGCGTCCAAGTAAAAATACGTGCTGCATTTGGTCGTGAGGTTATTGCTCAAGACAATAAAAACGATAGGGAGTCTATTCATTTAGGAAAAATCTACCATCTTGGACAGCTGGAAGAAAACACGCATGTACAACTTCATACAAACAGCCTTACGAAACATATTTTCGTTACAGGAAGTACCGGCTCCGGCAAATCGAACACGCTATACATCTTACTGAAAGAACTTATACGACAAGGGAAGAAAGTGTTAATTATAGAACCGGCTAAAGGCGAATATAAGCATGTATTCAAGGATGCTATGCTCTATGGCACTAACCCTGATCTGTCAAAGCTACTACGAATGAATCCCTTTTGCTTCCCGGATGGCATACGAATAGATGAGCATATCGATCGATTGGTGGAAATATTTAATGTATGCTGGCCAATGTATGCAGCTATGCCTGCTGTACTCAAAGACGCTGTCATTCGATCTTACGAAGCCTGCGGCTGGAATATGATCACATCCCAACCCCTCTATAAGGGATTATACCCAACGTTTACGGATGTGCTGCAAGAGTTGCGTACAGTTATCCGAAGCAGTGAGTATTCGGCCGATACCCAAGGTGATTACATTGGTGCCTTAGAAACACGTCTGCGTTCGCTAACCAATGGAATCAACGAAAAAATTTTCTGCAGCAGTGATACTATATCGGACAAAAATCTCTTCGATCAAAATGTGATAGTGGATCTTAGCCGGATTGGCTCGAATGAAACTCGTTCACTTATCATGGGTATGCTGATGTTGAAGCTGTCGGAATATCGTATGACACAAGCTAATGGCAAAATGAACCAACCCTTGCAACACGTGACCGTATTGGAAGAAGCTCATAATTTGCTTAAACGAGTCTCAAAGGAACAGACTCAAGAAGGAAGCAATCTACAAGGAAAATCGGTCGAAATGATTGCCAATGCAATTGCTGAAATGAGAACATATGGTGAAGGGTTTATCCTCGCTGATCAGTCTCCTACAGCACTCGATGATGCAGCCATTAAGAATACTAATACGAAAATCATCATGTCTCTGCCCGATGGAGATGACCGACGCATCGCGGGCAAATCGGTAGGACTGACAGATGAACAAATCGACGAAATCTCCAACATGCCAGTTGGTGTAGGCATTGTATATCAAAACAATTGGAGTGAGGCCGTCATGTGTAAGATCGATGAGTATGAAATGGAAGACAATGTGAGTCGCCCGACCGAACCTCATAACTTTCTTGAAGAACTAAAGCTATCGGCTCCATTGGTAAACCTGTTACTTTTACGTCAAGAAAAATATAATACTAATGAATTGCGTATTGCCATTAAGGCAGCCTCCATACGTACGACATTAAAGAAAGACCTTTTAGAACTCGTCGATAATTATGAGAAAGACGGACTTGCAGGTGTAAAGGCTTGTGCTCCCGATGAGTATCGAGCAGAATTAATCTATACATATTGTAGCAGGCAGTTTGGCTTCACTGAGGCTGCCCAACGTTACCAAAACAATGTAGGACTACTCATTGAACACTACAAGCAAGTTGCAAAACAGGTGTTTGACAATACCGTACCTGATGTTAATTTACTTGTCGGCTTTATGTCGCTTGTAGAAAAAAATTCTAATCCGACAATAGATTCACTGTGGCAGGAGTGGTGCAAATCAAACAAAATAGAAAGGTGAGCCATGATAGAAAATGCCATTGCTAAACAGGTAATAAAGCCACAAACTGAAACGTTTGCTCCACAAAAAACGGAATTTACCAAAGAAAATAGATGCGATGAAGCAGGAGCTAAGACTATAGAAACAACAACAAAAAAAGATGTAGAGAATAATACAGCAAATAACATAGAGGAGCAAGCCGGCCGGAAAGATTTGTCAGAAGCCTATGATGAAGGGAAAGTTGAGCATCAAGAGGTCAGAAATTCTCTACCAGAAAATCAGTTCCCTTCGATTGAAAAATGCCAAGAATGTTATTCTGATCCGGATAAAAAAGAAAAACTGATCCTTGGCGAAAAGAAAGATGGCAGTATGCTTCGCCACAATATGTCTCTAGCTATGGGTGATGATGCTAGAAACATAGATCCGAAAGATAGCCGTGCACATCATATTGTAGGAGATAATCTGCAGTCAGAACCAGCAAAAAGGGTTTTGGAAAGACATGATATAGATATCAATGCTCCAGAAAATGGAGTATTCTTACCCAATGACGAAAATAGTTCTTTGAAGGGAACTCAACATCGTGGAGACCATACAAAGGATTATTTTGAAAAAGTGAATGACCTACTTGCTCAAACAAAAACAAAGCAAGAGGTTCTGGAGATCCTACAATTTGTCAAGGAAAACTTATATGAAGGGAAGATACCATTACACAAAGAACATTTAATCAATAAATAGAGAAAGATGAAAATATATCGTATGACCCATCGCTCAGATGCTTGGAAGTCGATTCAGGTAGCTAATACTTTGATTGAAGAAGTATTGAATAATCAAAAATCCTTGGAGGCAGCAGATGGAGCCAAATGCTCTTGGATTGAAGATAAGACGAATTTAGAAGGTTTTGCAAATGCTCCATTCATCTTTGGCAGTATACCTGTAGTAGATACTCATGCATACAATGTCTTAGAACCATTCATGATGGGGATAAAGAGGAGCATCATTTCAGTTGCAGGTGAAGAGTATTACATTCTATTTTCCGAACGGCCTGATCCGAATCTTTTAGATGAAAAAGAGAGTTCCATTCGACGTTTCTCAAATGGTCGTATAATGGATATTAAACGTTATGTTTTTAAAACAGACAAAGTGCCGGCACTCTTTGGGATAACACAAAGACCATACTATCTTTTTGCAACTGATGATGTAGTAAATGCGATAAGAGAAGCCGGTCTGACAGGATTCGATTTTGAAGAATGTCATATTGCTAATACACATTAGTCTCGTCCACTCTTCTTGTGCCTAAGTGTAATAAACTTAACTTGTGTATGGCATGGGCTAAATGCTACTAAATTTCTTCTTTTATGAGACCTTTGCACGGCGATTGGCGTATATTTTGTTTGTTAATTCATTGTATAATAGGGAGTTATTTCGTATATTTGAGTATTAAAAACAGCATAATATTCCTCCCATGGCATACCAATCCAAGAATACCGATGAGCATGTAACATTTGCAGACGCACTCCTTTCAAAGCGTTATCGCAAAGCACAAAACGACTTCCTCAATCAGGTTGACACGCTTATCGATTGGCGTCCGATCAGGACGCTGATCAACAAGAAATACACGAAGCGACAAAATGCCATCGGCGCCCCGGCTTATGACGTGATTCTCTTATTCAAGATGTTGCTTTTGGAGACATGGTACAACCTCAGTGATTGTGCTTTGGAGGAGCGCATCAATGATTCGATCACCTTTTCCCGATTCTTGGGACTGAAGATGGAAGAGGTATCTCCCGACCACAGCACCATCAGTCGATTTCGTTCGGCACTGACAGAGTTGGGTCTCATGGACAAACTATTGGCGCAGTTTAACAAACAACTTTCGCGCCATCACATTTCGGTAAGGGAAGGGGTGCTTGTCGATGCAAGCCTTGTGGAGACGCCGCATAAACCCAACGGAACCATTACGATTGAAGTCGCAGACGACAGAGAAGACAATCGGAGCGAGGAGGAAAAAGAGGCAGAGGAGGATTATCAAAAACAGGTTGTCCGCCGGCGTAAAGGGACGGATGAAGAAGCCCGTTGGGTTTACAAACAAAAGCGTTATCACTACGGATACAAAAAGCATTGTCTGACCAATGTTCAAGGCATTGTTCAAAAGGTGATAACAACTGCAGCGAACCGCAGTGACACGAAGGAGTTTATTCCGCTATTGCAGGGTGCAAACATACCTCAAGGCACAGCCGTCTTGGCGGACAAAGGATATGCTTGCGGGGAAAATCGTTCCTACCTGCAAACCCATCACCTTCAAGACGGCATTATGCACAAGGCACAACGCAACAGGGCATTGACCGAGGAAGAGAAGCAACGAAACAAAGCAATCGGTCCGATACGGAGCACCATCGAACGCACCTTTGGCAGTATTCGCCGGTGGTTTCATGGCGGACGATGTCGATACCGGGGACTTGCCAAGACCCATACTCAAAACATTCTTGAAAGCATCGCCTTTAATTTATACAGAACCCCGGGGATAATTATGTCCTCATCTCTAGGATAAGGTATAACCACCCTTGAGGAGCTCGTGCAAGCAGCTCCGCAAGGGGGGATTTACAACTACTTTCACTCCTTACTGCCACCCCTTTCACTCGCTCCTTTTATGCCAAGAACTCCTCTTCCCTCCATCTCCTTATTTTTCAAAGGTCTCTTAAGAAGAAAGATTTCTATAATACGTCTTTAACCTCAAAGGTATTGCCATCATAACGACTGCGATGAGGCGTGCCGGAGTGAAAGCCGATTACCGAACGGCCGATAAGACGATCATGGGAATTACATACAAACATAAAAAAAGGCTGACCCCAAAACTTGAAGCCAGCCCTTAACTGAATAGCAACTAAATAGTAAATTCTCCGTGTACTTCTTCGGGGGAATCGTTAAAACTCTGCGTTGTTGGGCGTCCGTGGGAAAGGAATTACATCTCGGATATTACTCATTCCCGTTACGAATAGAAGCAGGCGTTCGAAGCCCAAACCAAAGCCACTATGCGGTGCAGTACCGTAACGACGCGAGTCGAGGTACCACCAAATATCTTTCTCCGGCACTCCCATTTCGTTAGCACGAGCCACCAATTTGTCGTAGTCGGCTTCACGTTCGGAGCCACCGATGATTTCTCCGATCTTCGGGAAAAGCACATCCATGCCACGAACAGTCTTTCCGTCATCGTTCAGCTTCATGTAGAAACTCTTGATCTCTTTGGGGTAGTCTGTCATGATAACCGGTGTCTTGAAATGCACCTCAACCAGATAACGCTCGTGTTCGCTGGCCAAATCTGCTCCCCAATAGATGGGGAATTCAAATTTTACACCATTCTTGACTGCTTCTTCCAGAATACGAATACCTTCCGTATAGGCCAAACGAACAAATGGCTTTTCGAGTACAAACTTGAGACGATCGATCAGCTCTTTGTCGAAGTGTTCAGAAAGGAAACTGATGTCATCCATACAGTTATCCAAGGCCCACTGCACACAATATTTGATGAACTCTTCCGCCAAGTCCATATTATCCTCTATCTCAAGGAATGCAACCTCCGGTTCGATCATCCAAAACTCGGCCAAGTGACGCGGTGTATTGGAATTTTCTGCACGGAATGTAGGCCCGAAAGTATAAATACCGCCCAAAGCCATAGCAGCCATTTCGCCCTCCAATTGTCCCGAAACGGTCAATGAGGTATGACGACCGAAGAAATCTTTACGATAGTCCACTTGTCCCTCTTCTGTTCGGGGGAGAGAATCAGGGTTCAGCGTTGTCACCTGAAACATCTGTCCGGCTCCTTCACAGTCACTGGCTGTAATAAGAGGTGCATGGAAGTAGTAATACCCTTTGTTATGAAAAAAGGTATGGATGGCAATAGCCATATGGTGCCGGATGCGATAGATGACACCGAAGGTATTAGTGCGCGGGCGCAAATGTGCTATCTCACGCAAAA
This genomic stretch from Porphyromonas gingivalis ATCC 33277 harbors:
- a CDS encoding dynamin family protein, which codes for MENQFLKYREKVNTCLDAYDSVHNQLEKSFKGKSASIKALAHPFKKGHFTLAIIGKMSAGKSSFINALLKRPNLLATGYGQTTCMLTEIVHNETEGYKVFFADGHEKSVSRTELQEYMKVPDKYSDLPVKQINKYIIEGETTDQIWVRKQELQEIAARGDKDFSKKLLEEYVITHPKAVIPDRICISVPLSEDLHGWKIIDTPGIDAVGGLEDETFELLNGKDKNGNNKVDAIIFINSTENRIEDKTFCNFVKETIDGFTDDIKRRTFMIRTHGADRRYLRSKESEEEACKKLFVNGLNLPESSIFVVDSLCYILLKYTEDVSLDLTNIISNMPEDWQEYWDKNECKNAWYEVGDL
- a CDS encoding ATP-binding protein, producing MNHNSKNDTDAESDTINAPYMPEELIPLDNMPSMSIAKAVDHVQMILNKSYLQNLSSSPIVPYNEEYPEEKKRSIRWYRIDRIVYEQGVFFTDKFSMLLNALHGEARELVLLLHKNNGERIQLFLGASDKNTDKNFYAGETLKASLEGIFPGIQIERKSPNELIRFDQKAVSAISAAGSLRGDRKEGFVQGLERLINASANIPSFTGIMIAEHISEIERLSLVHGYEQIHTMLSPLASIQLSMNRETSETLSEGESKAISRTLTQGVSRTISHSSSYSETLTSTTGENTSEGITKTIGANIGLSFIIQAGGSYSYSKHKHIGKNSSQSKSNQTSTGRSEADGTHEDISDSTTDETSKGRSRTQGEGMSVTYRQENKTATQLLAKIDKQIEELDSYAAMGFWNCATYFITPENTTSRELANIYKGCIIGEGSNHKTTAINIWNKERKQDVKDITAYLANFVHPRFFVGEEWAKQNVSAGLFVNSQDLAIHMALPQSSVPGVQVKIRAAFGREVIAQDNKNDRESIHLGKIYHLGQLEENTHVQLHTNSLTKHIFVTGSTGSGKSNTLYILLKELIRQGKKVLIIEPAKGEYKHVFKDAMLYGTNPDLSKLLRMNPFCFPDGIRIDEHIDRLVEIFNVCWPMYAAMPAVLKDAVIRSYEACGWNMITSQPLYKGLYPTFTDVLQELRTVIRSSEYSADTQGDYIGALETRLRSLTNGINEKIFCSSDTISDKNLFDQNVIVDLSRIGSNETRSLIMGMLMLKLSEYRMTQANGKMNQPLQHVTVLEEAHNLLKRVSKEQTQEGSNLQGKSVEMIANAIAEMRTYGEGFILADQSPTALDDAAIKNTNTKIIMSLPDGDDRRIAGKSVGLTDEQIDEISNMPVGVGIVYQNNWSEAVMCKIDEYEMEDNVSRPTEPHNFLEELKLSAPLVNLLLLRQEKYNTNELRIAIKAASIRTTLKKDLLELVDNYEKDGLAGVKACAPDEYRAELIYTYCSRQFGFTEAAQRYQNNVGLLIEHYKQVAKQVFDNTVPDVNLLVGFMSLVEKNSNPTIDSLWQEWCKSNKIER
- a CDS encoding AHH domain-containing protein, coding for MIENAIAKQVIKPQTETFAPQKTEFTKENRCDEAGAKTIETTTKKDVENNTANNIEEQAGRKDLSEAYDEGKVEHQEVRNSLPENQFPSIEKCQECYSDPDKKEKLILGEKKDGSMLRHNMSLAMGDDARNIDPKDSRAHHIVGDNLQSEPAKRVLERHDIDINAPENGVFLPNDENSSLKGTQHRGDHTKDYFEKVNDLLAQTKTKQEVLEILQFVKENLYEGKIPLHKEHLINK
- a CDS encoding IS5-like element ISPg8 family transposase; its protein translation is MAYQSKNTDEHVTFADALLSKRYRKAQNDFLNQVDTLIDWRPIRTLINKKYTKRQNAIGAPAYDVILLFKMLLLETWYNLSDCALEERINDSITFSRFLGLKMEEVSPDHSTISRFRSALTELGLMDKLLAQFNKQLSRHHISVREGVLVDASLVETPHKPNGTITIEVADDREDNRSEEEKEAEEDYQKQVVRRRKGTDEEARWVYKQKRYHYGYKKHCLTNVQGIVQKVITTAANRSDTKEFIPLLQGANIPQGTAVLADKGYACGENRSYLQTHHLQDGIMHKAQRNRALTEEEKQRNKAIGPIRSTIERTFGSIRRWFHGGRCRYRGLAKTHTQNILESIAFNLYRTPGIIMSSSLG
- a CDS encoding DNA methylase, translated to MQAAPQGGIYNYFHSLLPPLSLAPFMPRTPLPSISLFFKGLLRRKISIIRL
- the asnS gene encoding asparagine--tRNA ligase, whose amino-acid sequence is MDKKMKRTRIADALHGGLVGQEINIKGWVRTKRGNKAVNFIALNDGSTIHNMQIVADLASFDAAQMSQITTGACIGVIGTLVESQGAGQSVEVQASAIEIYGTADPATYPLQKKGHTLEFLREIAHLRPRTNTFGVIYRIRHHMAIAIHTFFHNKGYYYFHAPLITASDCEGAGQMFQVTTLNPDSLPRTEEGQVDYRKDFFGRHTSLTVSGQLEGEMAAMALGGIYTFGPTFRAENSNTPRHLAEFWMIEPEVAFLEIEDNMDLAEEFIKYCVQWALDNCMDDISFLSEHFDKELIDRLKFVLEKPFVRLAYTEGIRILEEAVKNGVKFEFPIYWGADLASEHERYLVEVHFKTPVIMTDYPKEIKSFYMKLNDDGKTVRGMDVLFPKIGEIIGGSEREADYDKLVARANEMGVPEKDIWWYLDSRRYGTAPHSGFGLGFERLLLFVTGMSNIRDVIPFPRTPNNAEF